Proteins from a genomic interval of Kitasatospora herbaricolor:
- a CDS encoding MerR family transcriptional regulator: MTSTGDDVAVGGVCSVHVQRTGRTVVERGWDARQAEPGGAEPARAGTRIGRFPAVQGGQPDIERLAPTSALVGYRGPTACAAAGITYRQLDYWARTGLLEPSVRSVYPASTHRLYSFRDILTLKIVKRLLDAGVSLQNIRVAVTHLQSAEVGDLAGLTLMCDGATVYECSTPQQVVDLLKGGQGVFGIAVGAVWKELESSLGRLHAERTDTGETLVGQDPADELAQRRNRAG, from the coding sequence ATGACCAGCACCGGCGATGACGTGGCCGTGGGTGGCGTGTGCTCCGTGCATGTGCAGCGCACCGGCCGGACCGTGGTGGAGCGCGGCTGGGACGCCCGGCAGGCGGAGCCCGGCGGCGCCGAGCCGGCCCGGGCCGGGACCAGGATCGGGCGCTTCCCGGCCGTCCAGGGCGGCCAGCCGGACATCGAACGACTCGCCCCCACCTCCGCGCTGGTCGGCTACCGTGGCCCGACCGCCTGCGCGGCGGCCGGCATCACCTACCGCCAGCTGGACTACTGGGCGCGCACCGGGCTGCTGGAGCCGAGCGTGCGGTCGGTGTACCCGGCGAGCACGCACCGCCTCTACAGCTTCCGCGACATCCTGACCCTGAAGATCGTGAAGCGCCTGCTGGACGCGGGCGTCTCGCTGCAGAACATCCGGGTGGCGGTCACCCATCTGCAGTCCGCCGAGGTCGGAGACCTGGCGGGGCTGACCCTGATGTGCGACGGCGCGACGGTCTACGAGTGCAGCACCCCGCAGCAGGTGGTCGACCTGCTGAAGGGCGGTCAGGGCGTGTTCGGCATCGCGGTCGGCGCCGTCTGGAAGGAACTGGAGTCCTCGCTGGGACGGTTGCACGCCGAACGTACGGACACCGGCGAGACCCTGGTCGGCCAGGACCCGGCGGACGAGCTCGCCCAGCGGCGCAACCGCGCCGGCTGA
- a CDS encoding bifunctional nuclease family protein, producing MNELDVVGVRVEMPSNQPIVLLREVGGDRYLPIWIGPGEATAIAFAQQGMTPVRPLTHDLFKDVLEALGQQLTEVRITDLREGVFYAELVFTGGVEVSARPSDAIALALRTGTPIYGSEEVLAEAGIAIPDEQEDEVEKFREFLDQVSPEDFGGGQQ from the coding sequence GTGAATGAGCTCGACGTCGTGGGTGTCCGGGTGGAGATGCCGTCGAACCAGCCCATCGTGCTGCTGCGCGAGGTCGGGGGCGACCGCTACCTGCCGATCTGGATCGGTCCGGGTGAGGCGACCGCGATCGCCTTCGCCCAGCAGGGCATGACGCCGGTGCGCCCGCTGACGCACGACCTCTTCAAGGACGTGCTGGAGGCCCTGGGGCAGCAGCTCACCGAGGTCCGGATCACCGACCTCCGCGAGGGCGTCTTCTACGCCGAACTGGTGTTCACCGGCGGGGTCGAGGTCAGCGCCCGCCCGTCCGACGCGATAGCCCTCGCCCTGCGGACCGGGACCCCGATCTACGGGAGCGAGGAGGTGCTCGCCGAGGCGGGCATCGCGATCCCGGACGAGCAGGAGGACGAGGTCGAGAAGTTCCGCGAGTTCCTCGACCAGGTCTCGCCCGAGGACTTCGGCGGCGGCCAGCAGTAG
- the ftsR gene encoding transcriptional regulator FtsR, giving the protein MSIGAVLAHLRDDFPEVTISKIRFLEAEGLVEPQRTPSGYRKFSPADVERLAYVLRMQRDHYLPLRVIREHLDAIERGEAPPALPAPEARPGPMEEADRELVAASGAASGVRLGRAELLAAAEAGERELAEWESYGLVVPGPDGGYDGEALQVARLVAELGRYGLEPRHLRAMKAAADREVALVDQVVAPLRRHRNPQTRAHAEATARDLATLSVRLHAAMVQAGMRTRH; this is encoded by the coding sequence CTGAGCATCGGCGCGGTGCTGGCCCACCTCCGGGACGACTTTCCCGAGGTCACCATCTCCAAGATCAGGTTCCTGGAGGCGGAGGGCCTGGTTGAGCCGCAGCGCACCCCCTCGGGCTACCGCAAGTTCAGCCCCGCCGACGTCGAGCGGCTGGCGTACGTGCTGCGGATGCAGCGCGACCACTACCTGCCGCTGAGAGTGATCCGCGAGCACCTGGACGCGATCGAGCGGGGGGAGGCGCCGCCGGCGCTGCCCGCGCCGGAGGCCCGCCCCGGGCCGATGGAGGAGGCCGACCGCGAGCTGGTGGCCGCCTCCGGCGCGGCCTCCGGGGTCCGGCTCGGCCGCGCCGAGCTGCTGGCCGCCGCCGAGGCCGGGGAGCGCGAGCTCGCCGAGTGGGAGTCGTACGGCCTGGTCGTGCCGGGGCCGGACGGCGGGTACGACGGCGAGGCCCTGCAGGTTGCCCGGCTGGTGGCGGAACTGGGCCGGTACGGACTCGAACCGCGCCACCTGCGCGCCATGAAGGCCGCCGCGGACCGCGAGGTCGCGCTGGTGGACCAGGTGGTCGCCCCGCTGCGGCGGCACCGGAACCCGCAGACCCGGGCGCACGCCGAGGCCACCGCGCGCGATCTCGCCACGCTGTCCGTCCGGCTGCACGCGGCGATGGTCCAGGCCGGGATGCGGACCCGTCATTAG
- a CDS encoding FHA domain-containing protein, with protein sequence MGGPTPCPRCGNQNPVAARFCSNCGTALRGGLHPEGAAETTSTISISGLESYDPNATQAGTGTQPALSPEVLSAIDALPPGSALLIVQRGPNSGSRFLLDSDKTTAGRHPQGDIFLDDVTVSRKHVEFRRTPGGGFTVADVGSLNGTYVNRERIDEVSLNNGDEVQIGKYRLVFFASHHRGY encoded by the coding sequence ATGGGTGGCCCCACTCCGTGCCCCAGGTGCGGGAACCAGAACCCCGTCGCGGCCCGCTTCTGTTCCAACTGCGGCACCGCGCTGCGTGGCGGCCTGCACCCCGAGGGCGCCGCGGAGACCACCTCGACCATCTCGATCTCCGGTCTCGAGTCCTACGACCCCAACGCCACCCAGGCCGGCACGGGCACCCAGCCCGCGCTCTCGCCCGAGGTGCTGTCGGCGATCGACGCGCTGCCGCCGGGCTCCGCCCTGCTGATCGTGCAGCGCGGCCCGAACTCCGGCAGCCGCTTCCTGCTCGACTCGGACAAGACCACGGCCGGCCGTCACCCGCAGGGTGACATCTTCCTGGACGACGTCACGGTGTCGCGCAAGCACGTCGAGTTCCGCCGGACGCCGGGGGGCGGTTTCACCGTCGCGGACGTCGGCAGCCTCAACGGCACGTACGTCAACCGGGAGCGGATCGACGAGGTGTCCTTGAACAACGGCGACGAGGTGCAGATCGGCAAGTACCGGCTGGTGTTCTTCGCCAGCCACCACCGGGGGTACTGA
- a CDS encoding DUF881 domain-containing protein, with amino-acid sequence MRPAPISESGAEAASEPQPGSGSGSDSASQPEARPVPAAVGGRRRLRAAMWPPRVSRGQLVVALLLFSLGLALAIQVRSTNDHDQLRGARQEDLVRILDELDSRQQRLQQEKAQLEQSMAQLENSSNQAKEAQEQTRKKSTELGVLAGTVKATGPGIVLTVDDPQGQVKADMLLDTLQELRAAGAEAIQINDVRVVVNTFFTDAQGGGVQIDGKKVSQPYRFTVVGNPQDLTPALNIPGGVVRTLESHQARATIAEQQKIVVDALTELRTPQYAKPAAK; translated from the coding sequence GTGCGGCCTGCGCCGATATCCGAGTCCGGGGCCGAGGCCGCTTCTGAGCCGCAGCCCGGGTCCGGGTCCGGGTCCGATTCGGCGTCGCAGCCCGAGGCCCGGCCGGTGCCGGCCGCCGTGGGCGGCCGCAGGCGGCTCCGGGCGGCGATGTGGCCGCCGCGGGTGTCCCGCGGCCAGCTGGTCGTGGCCCTGCTGCTGTTCTCGCTGGGACTGGCGCTGGCGATCCAGGTGCGCTCCACCAACGACCACGACCAGCTGCGCGGCGCCCGTCAGGAGGATCTGGTTCGCATCCTCGACGAACTGGACAGCCGTCAGCAGCGTCTCCAGCAGGAGAAGGCACAGCTCGAGCAGTCCATGGCCCAGTTGGAGAACAGCTCCAACCAGGCCAAGGAGGCCCAGGAACAGACCAGGAAGAAGTCGACGGAGCTCGGCGTCCTCGCCGGGACCGTCAAAGCCACTGGTCCGGGCATCGTACTGACGGTCGATGATCCCCAAGGGCAGGTGAAGGCGGATATGCTGCTGGACACCCTGCAGGAACTCCGAGCGGCGGGGGCGGAGGCGATTCAGATCAACGACGTGCGCGTGGTGGTGAACACCTTTTTCACCGACGCTCAGGGGGGCGGTGTGCAGATCGACGGCAAGAAGGTCTCCCAGCCGTACCGCTTCACCGTGGTCGGCAACCCGCAGGACCTGACGCCCGCGCTGAACATCCCCGGTGGTGTGGTCCGCACCTTGGAGAGCCACCAGGCCCGCGCCACCATCGCCGAGCAGCAGAAGATCGTCGTCGACGCGCTCACCGAGTTGCGCACGCCGCAGTACGCCAAGCCGGCGGCGAAGTGA
- a CDS encoding small basic family protein, with amino-acid sequence MIAVLGLVIGVVVGLFVQPEVPDAVVPYLPIAVVAALDAVFGGVRAMLDGIFDDKVFVVSFLSNVVVAALIVFLGDQLGVGSQLSTGVVVVLGIRIFSNAAAIRRHVFRA; translated from the coding sequence GTGATTGCCGTACTGGGTCTCGTGATCGGGGTGGTCGTCGGACTCTTCGTCCAGCCCGAGGTGCCGGACGCCGTCGTGCCGTACCTGCCGATCGCGGTGGTGGCGGCGCTGGACGCGGTGTTCGGCGGTGTCCGGGCGATGCTGGACGGGATCTTCGACGACAAGGTCTTCGTGGTGTCCTTCCTGTCCAACGTGGTGGTCGCGGCGCTGATCGTCTTCCTGGGTGACCAGCTCGGGGTCGGCTCGCAGCTGTCCACGGGCGTGGTCGTGGTGCTCGGGATCCGGATCTTCTCCAACGCGGCCGCGATCAGGCGCCATGTCTTCCGGGCCTGA
- a CDS encoding DUF881 domain-containing protein, which translates to MPATPTPSARDGRYNRPDASMSLLTSVMDHGLDEGYAEAAAARGDGRASRVPTTRRGLVTLGLGLALVGVVLTIGAVNAHDAQPALAKERDALVHRVTDTAGAADRLQQQVQELRRKVESTQQQALQAAGDGGLADLAGAVGTGEVSGPGIRLVVEDAAGTGAGGNVDPRQADGFENSGRLRDRDLQLIVNGLWQAGAEAVSINGQRLTALSAIRAAGEAVLVDNRPLVPPYSVLAVGDGPKLGPAFESGVAGHYLHLLQDSYGIKFSLSVQSKVTLPAAVGVTLRTAQPVPSAPASSPAAAPETPGGATGPSGTPGAGPSAPPPSAASPGAHASGAKPSAGRTTSTNSPRTTGTSPSATAGSASAGTRSN; encoded by the coding sequence ATGCCAGCGACGCCGACGCCGAGTGCCAGGGACGGACGATACAACCGCCCCGACGCATCGATGTCCCTGCTGACCAGTGTGATGGACCACGGGTTGGACGAGGGTTACGCGGAGGCGGCCGCCGCCAGGGGCGACGGACGGGCCAGCCGGGTCCCGACCACCCGGCGCGGGCTGGTGACCCTGGGGCTGGGGCTCGCGCTGGTGGGTGTCGTCCTGACGATCGGCGCGGTGAACGCGCACGACGCCCAACCGGCCCTCGCCAAGGAGCGCGACGCGCTGGTCCACCGCGTGACGGACACCGCGGGGGCCGCGGACCGCTTGCAGCAGCAGGTCCAGGAGTTGCGGCGCAAGGTCGAGAGCACCCAGCAGCAGGCCCTGCAGGCCGCCGGTGACGGCGGTCTCGCCGACCTGGCCGGGGCGGTCGGGACCGGAGAGGTCTCCGGGCCCGGCATACGCCTGGTGGTCGAGGACGCGGCCGGCACCGGCGCGGGCGGGAACGTGGACCCCCGCCAGGCCGACGGCTTCGAGAACAGCGGCCGGCTCCGCGACCGCGACCTGCAGCTGATCGTGAACGGGCTCTGGCAGGCCGGCGCGGAGGCGGTCTCCATCAACGGGCAGCGGCTCACCGCGCTCTCCGCGATCAGGGCGGCCGGCGAGGCCGTCCTGGTGGACAACCGCCCCCTGGTGCCGCCGTACAGCGTGCTGGCGGTCGGCGACGGACCCAAGCTCGGCCCGGCCTTCGAGAGCGGGGTCGCGGGGCACTACCTGCACCTGCTGCAGGACAGCTACGGCATCAAGTTCAGCCTCTCCGTGCAGAGCAAGGTGACCCTCCCGGCCGCGGTCGGCGTGACCCTCCGGACCGCGCAACCCGTGCCTTCGGCGCCCGCCTCGTCGCCCGCCGCCGCGCCCGAGACCCCGGGCGGGGCCACCGGCCCGTCCGGCACGCCGGGCGCCGGTCCGTCCGCACCTCCGCCGTCCGCGGCCTCCCCGGGCGCGCACGCGTCGGGGGCGAAGCCGTCCGCCGGCAGGACCACCAGTACCAACTCGCCCAGAACGACCGGCACCTCGCCGTCCGCGACCGCCGGGTCGGCCTCCGCAGGGACAAGGAGCAACTAG